A stretch of the Acidimicrobiales bacterium genome encodes the following:
- a CDS encoding flagellar basal body protein, which translates to MADALEAIRILNFALDAIEQRQQVIANNVANEATPGFTASVVTFEGSLAHALATGGTASAQILPEALAPGADGNNVSLAAELSLESATNLENQSVANSITGELTLLQTAIEG; encoded by the coding sequence ATGGCCGACGCACTGGAAGCGATCCGGATCCTCAACTTCGCGCTCGACGCGATCGAGCAGCGCCAGCAGGTCATCGCCAACAACGTGGCGAACGAGGCGACGCCGGGGTTCACGGCGTCGGTCGTCACCTTCGAGGGCTCCCTCGCGCACGCGCTCGCGACGGGGGGGACCGCGTCGGCGCAGATCCTGCCCGAAGCCCTCGCGCCCGGGGCGGACGGCAACAACGTCAGCCTCGCCGCGGAGCTCTCGCTCGAGAGCGCGACGAACCTCGAGAACCAGTCGGTCGCGAACTCGATCACGGGCGAGCTCACGCTGCTCCAGACGGCCATCGAGGGCTAG
- a CDS encoding flagellar basal body rod C-terminal domain-containing protein has translation MSMYPSISIAGSGLVVDQTWLDVIGGNVANADDVATPGRPVYRPEEVVAEAVPSADGAGAGVAVVEVAASGASGTATYDPSNPLADRRGMVVTPAVSIGHELVALVEAQASYEANATVLQHADTAYKAILDIHA, from the coding sequence ATGTCGATGTACCCGTCCATCTCCATCGCCGGCAGCGGTCTCGTCGTGGACCAGACCTGGCTCGACGTCATCGGCGGCAACGTCGCCAACGCCGACGACGTCGCGACCCCCGGCCGGCCCGTCTACCGCCCCGAGGAGGTCGTCGCCGAGGCGGTCCCCTCGGCCGACGGGGCAGGCGCCGGCGTCGCCGTCGTCGAGGTCGCCGCCTCGGGCGCGAGCGGGACGGCGACCTACGACCCGTCGAACCCGCTCGCCGACCGGCGCGGCATGGTCGTCACCCCCGCCGTCTCGATCGGGCACGAGCTCGTCGCTCTCGTCGAGGCGCAGGCGAGCTACGAGGCGAACGCCACGGTGCTCCAGCACGCCGACACGGCCTACAAGGCGATCCTCGACATCCACGCGTGA
- a CDS encoding flagellar hook-basal body complex protein FliE, whose translation MAIPPIPAIPPIPSPAAPGTLAGVPGAATGTAGDFASVLGQAIDGLNATVQNADNLALAGATGAANVADVTVASTEAQLAVDLATQLRDRAVQAFNTIMSMST comes from the coding sequence ATGGCCATCCCCCCCATCCCTGCCATCCCCCCGATCCCCTCGCCGGCCGCCCCGGGCACGCTCGCCGGCGTGCCCGGGGCGGCGACGGGAACGGCCGGCGACTTCGCGAGCGTCCTCGGCCAGGCGATCGACGGGCTGAACGCGACGGTGCAGAACGCCGACAACCTCGCCCTCGCGGGGGCGACCGGCGCGGCGAACGTCGCGGACGTGACCGTCGCGTCGACCGAGGCGCAGCTCGCCGTCGACCTCGCCACCCAGCTGCGGGACCGGGCGGTCCAGGCGTTCAACACGATCATGTCGATGAGCACCTGA
- the fliF gene encoding flagellar basal-body MS-ring/collar protein FliF, producing the protein MALRPLDNARVSSALERARRTFGAFTPGQKAVTGLGLVGLVVAGLLFASRASAPTYTTLFANLQPQSAGAVTQKLTADHVPYELADGGTTVLVPQADVNQERISLAEAGLPSGGTITFQTLAQTGITSSQFVQNVDYQQALEGQLAGTIESIQGVQGAQVSLVMPDTTSFVLGNSQTPSASVLVDLAAGASLTPGQVQAIVHLVASAVPSLSPDNVTVVDNSGDVLSAPGVDSSASADSQQTTAYDDALAASLTALLTRVVGPGNAAVAVHAVLDFNQVSTTTNGLETGPNGRALTATTSQSSTRQTFSGSGAQAAGVLGSTAPVTPSGQSGRYSSTQSQVTNAVGQVVTTVKQAPGQVERTSVAVLLNAGHLGAARLGAIRSLVSAAAGLDPRRGDSLVVSALPFSHPAAVQAGRQSILAKARAVAPSGALVLLILVLFALALRFARRRRPQFEEIDVSALELPSPAADVDTRELPATPAPQALAPATGTVPADVGDFIRTSPDEVAQLMRLWAQERPGASAQLGGGGPR; encoded by the coding sequence GTGGCTCTCCGCCCGCTCGACAACGCCCGCGTCTCGAGCGCGCTCGAGCGCGCCCGGCGCACCTTCGGCGCCTTCACGCCCGGCCAGAAGGCGGTGACCGGTCTCGGGCTCGTCGGCCTCGTCGTCGCCGGCCTGCTCTTCGCCTCCCGCGCCTCGGCACCGACCTACACGACGCTGTTCGCCAACCTCCAGCCCCAGAGCGCCGGCGCGGTGACCCAGAAGCTCACCGCCGACCACGTCCCCTACGAGCTCGCGGACGGCGGGACGACGGTCCTCGTGCCCCAGGCGGACGTCAACCAGGAGCGCATCAGCCTCGCCGAGGCCGGGCTGCCGTCCGGCGGGACGATCACCTTCCAGACCCTCGCCCAGACCGGGATCACCTCCTCGCAGTTCGTGCAGAACGTCGACTACCAGCAGGCGCTCGAAGGCCAGCTCGCCGGGACGATCGAGTCGATCCAGGGGGTCCAGGGCGCCCAGGTCTCCCTCGTCATGCCGGACACGACGAGCTTCGTGCTCGGCAACAGCCAGACGCCGAGCGCCTCGGTGCTCGTCGACCTGGCCGCGGGTGCGAGCCTCACGCCGGGCCAGGTGCAGGCGATCGTGCACCTCGTCGCCTCGGCCGTGCCCTCGCTCAGCCCCGACAACGTCACCGTCGTCGACAACAGCGGCGACGTGCTGTCGGCGCCGGGCGTCGACAGCTCGGCGAGCGCCGACAGCCAGCAGACGACCGCCTACGACGACGCGCTCGCCGCCTCGCTCACGGCGCTGCTCACGCGGGTCGTCGGTCCGGGCAACGCGGCCGTCGCCGTCCACGCGGTGCTCGACTTCAACCAGGTGAGCACGACGACGAACGGCCTCGAGACGGGACCCAACGGCCGGGCGCTCACCGCGACGACGAGCCAGAGCTCGACCCGCCAGACCTTCAGCGGCTCCGGCGCCCAGGCGGCCGGGGTGCTCGGGTCCACGGCACCGGTGACCCCGAGCGGCCAGTCCGGCCGCTACTCGTCCACCCAGAGCCAGGTCACGAACGCGGTGGGCCAGGTGGTCACCACCGTGAAGCAGGCGCCGGGACAGGTCGAGCGCACGTCGGTGGCCGTCCTGCTCAACGCCGGTCACCTCGGCGCCGCTCGCCTCGGCGCGATCCGCAGCCTCGTGAGCGCGGCCGCCGGCCTCGACCCGCGGCGGGGCGACTCCCTGGTCGTGAGCGCGCTCCCCTTCTCGCACCCGGCGGCGGTCCAGGCGGGCCGCCAGTCGATCCTCGCCAAGGCGCGCGCCGTCGCACCGAGCGGCGCGCTCGTCCTGCTCATCCTCGTCCTCTTCGCGCTGGCGCTGCGCTTCGCGCGCCGCAGGCGGCCGCAGTTCGAGGAGATCGACGTCTCCGCCCTCGAGCTCCCGAGCCCGGCCGCGGACGTCGACACCCGTGAGCTGCCGGCGACGCCGGCTCCCCAGGCGCTCGCACCCGCGACCGGCACCGTGCCCGCCGACGTCGGCGACTTCATCCGCACGAGCCCCGACGAGGTCGCCCAGCTGATGCGCCTGTGGGCCCAGGAGCGGCCCGGCGCGAGCGCGCAGCTCGGCGGCGGAGGTCCGCGATGA
- the fliG gene encoding flagellar motor switch protein FliG has protein sequence MSQVAGDQRPAASPEPPAAAGTARLDQLSGRQRVAIVLAQLPTAHSAAILRALGDEEAIALTTEIASLPPLDEAVVAQVVREFVQRLQATRSVGQGGLDRARALLTELVGAQRAEAVLAQLRGKDAVGPLAFLSHADPAHVVPFLLDEHPQTIAVVLAHLPAADAARILNALPAHFRNEVVLRIARMDRVPPEAISQAAGQLASKLRGLISAGSSVPGGIPSLVEILNCADASTEKQVLGDLEARDPELAEAVRARMFTFEDVLRLDDRTLQLVFRSVTIGDLALAVKGAGDDPQVRERIRSNLSERAAAELDEELEVLGPVRLSMVDAAQASIVRVVRELEADGTIVIARPTDEVIA, from the coding sequence ATGAGCCAGGTCGCCGGCGACCAGCGACCCGCCGCGAGCCCTGAGCCGCCGGCGGCGGCGGGCACGGCCCGCCTCGACCAGCTGAGCGGCCGCCAGCGCGTCGCGATCGTCCTCGCCCAGCTGCCGACGGCGCACTCCGCGGCCATCTTGCGGGCGCTCGGGGACGAGGAGGCGATCGCCCTCACGACCGAGATCGCCTCGCTCCCCCCGCTCGACGAGGCCGTCGTCGCGCAGGTCGTGCGCGAGTTCGTGCAGCGCCTGCAGGCGACTCGCTCGGTGGGCCAGGGCGGCCTCGACCGGGCGCGCGCGCTGCTCACCGAGCTCGTCGGCGCCCAGCGAGCCGAGGCGGTCCTCGCCCAGCTGCGCGGCAAGGACGCCGTCGGGCCCCTCGCCTTCCTCTCGCACGCAGACCCCGCGCACGTGGTCCCGTTCCTCCTCGACGAGCACCCCCAGACGATCGCCGTCGTGCTCGCCCACCTGCCGGCGGCAGACGCCGCCCGGATCCTCAACGCGCTGCCCGCGCACTTCCGCAACGAGGTCGTGCTGCGCATCGCGCGCATGGACCGCGTGCCGCCCGAGGCCATCAGCCAGGCGGCAGGCCAGCTGGCGAGCAAGCTGCGCGGCCTCATCTCCGCCGGCAGCTCGGTGCCCGGGGGCATCCCCTCGCTCGTCGAGATCCTCAACTGCGCCGACGCCTCGACCGAGAAGCAGGTGCTCGGCGATCTCGAGGCGCGCGATCCCGAGCTCGCCGAGGCGGTCCGGGCCCGGATGTTCACCTTCGAGGACGTGCTTCGCCTCGACGACCGGACGCTGCAGCTCGTCTTCCGCTCCGTGACGATCGGCGACCTCGCCCTCGCCGTCAAGGGCGCGGGCGACGACCCGCAGGTGCGCGAGCGGATCCGCTCGAACCTCTCCGAGCGCGCCGCGGCCGAGCTCGACGAGGAGCTCGAGGTGCTCGGACCGGTGCGCCTGTCGATGGTCGACGCCGCCCAGGCGAGCATCGTGCGCGTCGTGCGCGAGCTCGAGGCCGACGGCACGATCGTCATCGCCCGGCCGACCGACGAGGTGATCGCGTGA
- a CDS encoding FliH/SctL family protein, which yields MRTASVIKAGPALDAVRAGELEALPASSADARAAAVAAGYEEGRQRAAVELEQERQALRRRADEELRRALGALEAAHDELAARFRQATRDLEDAVASLVVDIARAVLRREVACGADALARALSLAGDRPGAIVRLNPADLPTEASVHSGLELRADASVAPGGFELEVGETLVDGRIETALERVRAVLEGAR from the coding sequence GTGAGGACGGCGTCGGTCATCAAGGCGGGCCCCGCCCTCGACGCCGTGCGCGCCGGCGAGCTCGAGGCGTTGCCGGCGTCGAGCGCGGACGCCCGCGCGGCCGCCGTGGCCGCCGGCTACGAGGAGGGCCGTCAGCGAGCCGCCGTCGAGCTCGAGCAGGAGCGCCAGGCGCTGCGCCGGCGGGCCGACGAGGAGCTCCGGCGCGCACTCGGCGCCCTCGAGGCCGCCCACGACGAGCTGGCGGCGCGCTTTCGCCAGGCGACGCGCGACCTCGAGGACGCCGTCGCGTCGCTCGTCGTCGACATCGCCCGCGCCGTGTTGCGCCGCGAGGTCGCCTGCGGGGCCGACGCGCTCGCGCGTGCCCTGTCCCTCGCCGGGGATCGGCCCGGCGCCATCGTGCGGCTGAATCCCGCCGACCTGCCGACCGAGGCGTCGGTGCACAGCGGGCTCGAGCTGCGCGCCGATGCTTCGGTCGCCCCCGGCGGCTTCGAGCTCGAGGTCGGCGAGACGCTCGTCGACGGCCGCATCGAGACGGCGCTCGAGCGCGTCCGGGCGGTCCTCGAGGGGGCGCGATGA
- a CDS encoding FliI/YscN family ATPase, which yields MRALVERRGALLAACQPVTYGRIRRMVGTSIEVGGLDAAIGDCCLLHGATSVVPAEVVALGEGAVTCLPLGETRGLRAGALAEATGGPLLAPVGDGLLGRVLDGLGRPIDGGGALVGVEQATIDHPAPHPLRRRAVSEQLALGVRAIDAMLPCGKGQRLGIFAGSGVGKSSLLSMITRNTAADAVVVALVGERGREVAELVERDLASALERAVVVVATSDAPALVRLRAAFLATRIAEWFRDRGRDVLLLMDSLTRCAMAQREVGLAAGEPPATRGYPPSVFGLLPRLLERAGTDERGSITGLYTVLVEGDDMNEPIADASRSILDGHLQLSRALAESGHYPAIDVLGSVSRVAPAITDPSTRAAALAIRRLLAAYRDARDLVEIGAYVPGTNPLVDAAIAAKPEIDRFCRQGLDEASTAAEAREGLARLAACYPEALP from the coding sequence ATGAGGGCGCTCGTCGAGCGGCGAGGCGCGCTCCTCGCGGCCTGCCAGCCGGTCACCTACGGCCGCATCCGGCGCATGGTCGGGACCTCGATCGAGGTGGGCGGCCTCGACGCGGCGATCGGCGACTGCTGCCTGCTCCACGGCGCGACCTCGGTGGTCCCCGCCGAGGTCGTCGCCCTCGGGGAGGGCGCGGTGACCTGCCTCCCGCTCGGCGAGACGCGGGGGCTGCGCGCCGGCGCCCTCGCCGAGGCCACGGGGGGGCCGCTGCTCGCCCCGGTCGGCGACGGGCTCCTCGGGCGAGTCCTCGACGGGCTCGGACGCCCGATCGACGGCGGCGGAGCCCTCGTCGGCGTCGAGCAGGCCACCATCGACCACCCCGCCCCGCACCCCCTCCGGCGCCGCGCCGTGAGCGAGCAGCTCGCGCTCGGCGTGCGCGCCATCGACGCGATGCTCCCGTGCGGCAAGGGGCAGCGCCTCGGCATCTTCGCCGGGTCGGGCGTCGGCAAGTCCTCCCTGCTGTCGATGATCACCCGCAACACCGCAGCCGACGCCGTCGTCGTCGCGCTCGTCGGCGAGCGGGGGAGGGAGGTCGCCGAGCTCGTCGAGCGCGACCTCGCCAGCGCGCTCGAGCGCGCCGTCGTCGTCGTGGCCACCTCCGACGCCCCCGCGCTCGTGCGACTGCGAGCCGCCTTCCTCGCGACGCGCATCGCCGAGTGGTTCCGAGACCGCGGGCGGGACGTGCTGCTGCTCATGGACTCGCTGACGCGCTGCGCGATGGCGCAGCGCGAGGTCGGCCTCGCCGCCGGCGAGCCCCCGGCGACGAGGGGCTACCCGCCGAGCGTCTTCGGACTGCTCCCCCGCCTCCTCGAGCGCGCCGGCACCGACGAGCGCGGCTCGATCACCGGTCTGTACACGGTCCTCGTCGAGGGCGACGACATGAACGAGCCGATCGCCGACGCGAGCCGGTCGATCCTCGACGGCCACCTCCAGCTCTCGCGCGCCCTCGCCGAGTCCGGGCACTACCCCGCGATCGACGTGCTCGGGTCGGTCTCGCGCGTCGCCCCGGCGATCACCGACCCCTCCACGCGTGCGGCCGCGCTCGCGATCCGCCGGCTGCTCGCCGCCTACCGCGACGCCAGAGACCTCGTCGAGATCGGCGCGTACGTGCCCGGCACGAACCCGCTCGTCGACGCCGCCATCGCCGCCAAGCCCGAGATCGACCGCTTCTGCCGCCAGGGACTCGACGAGGCCTCGACGGCCGCAGAGGCGCGCGAGGGCCTCGCGCGCCTCGCCGCCTGCTACCCGGAGGCCCTGCCGTGA
- a CDS encoding NlpC/P60 family protein has protein sequence MNVQPLGLLPPEVAAIEAVFAALAGSAAGGSPTAPTDAFAILLDAASAAGSPASGPPSGQGAATPGSASPVVAEAERFLGVPYRWGGDSPATGFDCSGLVQYVFAQLGVALPRTSEQQATVGQAVPNLAAAQPGDLLFFEPGANGAPPGEPGHVAIYAGDGEMIAAPRTGEVVQLQPVPSEPVAIRRVPLGPAAPGAPVQMGQVLVPAADAPLVTQAAASAKVPAALLAAILYEESRFDPSARSSAGAEGIAQFMPATAAAQGIDPFDPAQAIPAAARLLAGYRAAFGSWSLAVAAYAAGGGAVEQAGGIPNDGSTPAYVSTVLSLANLAAGS, from the coding sequence GTGAACGTGCAACCCCTGGGGCTCCTGCCGCCCGAGGTCGCCGCCATCGAGGCGGTGTTCGCGGCCCTCGCCGGCTCGGCCGCCGGGGGATCCCCGACCGCTCCAACCGACGCGTTCGCGATCCTCCTCGACGCGGCGAGCGCGGCGGGATCCCCGGCCTCCGGCCCGCCGAGCGGCCAGGGGGCCGCGACGCCGGGCAGCGCGAGCCCGGTCGTCGCCGAGGCAGAGCGCTTCCTCGGCGTCCCCTACCGCTGGGGCGGCGACAGCCCGGCGACCGGCTTCGACTGCTCCGGCCTCGTCCAGTACGTGTTCGCGCAGCTCGGCGTGGCGCTCCCGCGCACCTCCGAGCAGCAGGCGACGGTCGGCCAGGCCGTCCCGAACCTCGCCGCGGCCCAGCCGGGCGACCTCCTCTTCTTCGAACCGGGCGCCAACGGCGCGCCGCCGGGCGAGCCGGGCCACGTCGCGATCTACGCGGGCGACGGCGAGATGATCGCCGCGCCGCGAACCGGCGAGGTCGTCCAGCTCCAGCCGGTGCCATCCGAGCCGGTCGCCATCCGGCGCGTCCCGCTCGGCCCGGCAGCGCCCGGCGCGCCCGTCCAGATGGGGCAGGTCCTCGTACCGGCCGCGGACGCGCCGCTCGTCACGCAGGCCGCCGCGTCGGCCAAGGTGCCCGCCGCCCTGCTCGCCGCGATCCTCTACGAGGAGTCCCGCTTCGACCCGAGCGCGCGCTCGAGCGCGGGCGCCGAGGGCATCGCCCAGTTCATGCCGGCGACGGCCGCCGCCCAGGGGATCGACCCGTTCGACCCGGCCCAGGCGATCCCCGCCGCGGCGAGACTGCTCGCCGGCTACCGCGCCGCCTTCGGCAGCTGGTCGCTCGCCGTCGCCGCCTACGCGGCGGGTGGCGGCGCCGTCGAGCAGGCAGGGGGGATCCCGAACGACGGCTCGACCCCCGCCTACGTCTCCACCGTCCTCTCCCTCGCGAACCTGGCGGCGGGCAGCTGA
- a CDS encoding flagellar hook-length control protein FliK, translated as MGALRATPPAAAAAAQRELERPGAHAPHPAGAGHFAAVLDGAVPAPRRRSERAGTSEEAGLLVALAVAGDAGAAASRASVGAAVEPDRPTTDGARPPRASELDLRRLTGDAGAAATPAPGEPTAKHADGAPTESPARPGGGPAAPPSGGRAAPSGRTPLEPAWHEPRPPTASAAAARGASPQPPGVPARAHPLAPAPSQRTPLPAHPARNAATPARPTTARDAPGVRAGRAPGTPSERHRAGAPAWRLPGVPPPAPARTDPPDAAAPRRAPSGEARSAGPAGPLLGALSKARPGANGTFSITASLDPPELGRIEATVTVQGERVEIALAPVSDAGHAALAGALGALRSHLESQGFAVASLSLAEPRALAGRRDRQREAPVGARRDPQRPGDASDRPHVLDLVL; from the coding sequence ATGGGTGCGCTCCGGGCCACGCCGCCGGCCGCTGCGGCCGCTGCCCAGCGGGAGCTGGAGCGCCCCGGCGCGCACGCGCCCCACCCCGCAGGCGCCGGCCACTTCGCGGCCGTGCTCGACGGGGCCGTCCCCGCGCCCCGGCGCCGCAGCGAGCGCGCCGGTACCAGCGAGGAGGCCGGCCTCCTCGTCGCCCTCGCCGTCGCGGGGGACGCCGGCGCGGCAGCGTCGAGGGCCTCGGTCGGGGCGGCCGTCGAGCCGGACCGGCCGACCACCGACGGGGCGCGGCCACCTCGCGCCAGCGAGCTGGACCTGCGACGGCTGACCGGTGACGCGGGAGCCGCCGCCACGCCGGCGCCGGGCGAGCCGACGGCGAAGCACGCCGACGGCGCCCCGACCGAGTCCCCGGCGCGCCCGGGCGGGGGCCCGGCGGCGCCCCCGAGCGGCGGCCGGGCGGCGCCCAGCGGTCGAACGCCGCTCGAGCCCGCGTGGCACGAACCCAGACCGCCGACCGCCAGCGCCGCCGCCGCGCGCGGCGCGAGCCCGCAGCCGCCCGGGGTCCCGGCGCGCGCGCACCCGCTCGCCCCCGCGCCGAGCCAGCGGACGCCCCTTCCCGCCCACCCGGCGAGGAACGCGGCCACCCCGGCGCGACCGACCACGGCGCGGGACGCGCCAGGGGTGCGGGCGGGGCGGGCACCCGGCACGCCGAGCGAGCGGCACCGCGCCGGCGCGCCCGCCTGGCGCCTCCCCGGCGTGCCGCCCCCGGCCCCGGCCCGCACGGACCCGCCGGACGCCGCCGCGCCGCGGCGCGCGCCGAGCGGCGAGGCCCGCTCCGCGGGGCCCGCCGGTCCCCTCCTCGGCGCTCTCTCCAAGGCGCGCCCGGGAGCGAACGGCACCTTCTCCATCACGGCCTCGCTCGACCCGCCCGAGCTCGGGCGGATCGAAGCGACCGTCACCGTCCAAGGCGAGCGAGTCGAGATCGCCCTCGCGCCGGTGAGCGACGCCGGCCACGCCGCCCTCGCCGGCGCCCTCGGCGCGCTCCGGTCGCACCTCGAGTCCCAGGGCTTCGCCGTCGCCAGCCTCTCGCTCGCCGAGCCGCGAGCGCTCGCCGGACGCCGCGACCGGCAGCGCGAGGCCCCGGTCGGCGCTCGGCGGGACCCGCAGCGCCCCGGGGACGCGAGCGACCGCCCCCACGTTCTCGACCTGGTGCTCTAG
- a CDS encoding flagellar hook capping FlgD N-terminal domain-containing protein, with translation MTTPIDAITAVPSAPATSAAASSPTNALLQPNEFLTLLIDNLKYQDPLDPTNSAQFLGQLAQLAQVETLQQLETTDASASQAAELANATALVGRQVSGTDAAGHTVQGVVSGVSDSATGPVLEVGSSTLALGEVATVS, from the coding sequence ATGACCACCCCGATCGACGCGATCACCGCCGTCCCGAGCGCGCCGGCGACGTCCGCCGCGGCGAGCTCGCCGACGAACGCACTGCTCCAGCCGAACGAGTTCCTGACCCTCTTGATCGACAACCTGAAGTACCAGGACCCGCTCGACCCGACGAACAGCGCCCAGTTCCTCGGCCAGCTCGCCCAGCTGGCGCAGGTCGAGACGCTCCAGCAGCTGGAGACGACCGACGCGAGCGCTTCCCAGGCCGCCGAGCTCGCGAACGCCACCGCCCTCGTCGGCCGGCAGGTGAGCGGCACGGATGCCGCGGGGCACACCGTCCAGGGCGTCGTGAGCGGCGTCAGCGACTCCGCCACCGGCCCGGTGCTCGAGGTCGGGTCCTCGACGCTCGCGCTCGGCGAGGTCGCGACGGTCTCCTGA
- a CDS encoding flagellar hook protein FlgE, which translates to MTVRSLAAADSGISTMQTMIDTIGDNVANANTTGYKATTPQFEDVLTEQLQPASGASGGLSSTNPAAVGAGVQVAAMNTDFSEGSIVQTGVPSDVAIQGNGFFVISSAGQTYYTRDGAFQLDVNGTLETASGAQVLGWAPGKPTTGPTGPLSIPAGLTSPPQETANVTLAGNVDAGAASPVTATSTLYDAQGNTVPLTLTFTPTGSANQWLLQASLAGSNLFATGVVLTFDSSGQLASYSVDGGPTTPVGAGGASVASTRALPAGYQWNESAINFVLPAPSSPAALTQFAQGSTVAVGEQDGYGAGTIESYSIGATGTITGAFTNGQTQQLGTIALATFTNPSGLENNGNLEYQETAASGRPLVGTAGTGGRGTLLGGALEQSNVQLASQLTSLIEAQTDYEADTKVIATTQTVLQALVTNA; encoded by the coding sequence ATGACCGTCCGCTCGCTCGCCGCAGCCGACTCGGGCATCTCGACGATGCAGACGATGATCGACACGATCGGCGACAACGTCGCGAACGCCAACACGACCGGCTACAAGGCCACCACCCCCCAGTTCGAGGACGTGCTCACCGAGCAGCTCCAGCCGGCGAGCGGCGCCTCGGGGGGTCTGTCGAGCACGAACCCCGCGGCCGTCGGCGCGGGCGTCCAGGTGGCTGCGATGAACACCGACTTCAGCGAGGGCTCGATCGTCCAGACCGGCGTCCCCTCGGACGTCGCCATCCAGGGGAACGGCTTCTTCGTGATCTCGAGCGCCGGCCAGACCTACTACACGCGCGACGGCGCCTTCCAGCTCGACGTGAACGGCACGCTCGAGACCGCGAGCGGCGCGCAGGTCCTCGGCTGGGCGCCGGGGAAGCCGACGACCGGGCCGACCGGGCCGCTCTCCATCCCGGCGGGGCTCACGAGCCCGCCGCAGGAGACGGCGAACGTCACCCTCGCGGGGAACGTCGACGCCGGCGCGGCCTCCCCGGTGACGGCGACCTCGACGCTCTACGACGCCCAGGGCAACACCGTCCCCCTCACGCTCACCTTCACCCCGACGGGCAGCGCGAACCAGTGGCTCCTGCAGGCATCGCTCGCCGGCTCGAACCTGTTCGCTACCGGCGTGGTCCTCACCTTCGACTCGAGCGGCCAGCTCGCCTCGTACTCGGTGGACGGCGGTCCGACGACGCCGGTCGGGGCGGGTGGCGCGTCGGTCGCGTCGACGAGGGCGCTCCCCGCCGGCTACCAGTGGAACGAGTCGGCGATCAACTTCGTGCTGCCCGCGCCCTCGTCGCCGGCGGCGCTGACCCAGTTCGCCCAGGGCTCCACGGTCGCGGTCGGCGAGCAGGACGGCTACGGGGCGGGCACCATCGAGTCGTACTCGATCGGCGCCACCGGGACGATCACCGGTGCCTTCACCAACGGCCAGACCCAGCAGCTCGGCACGATCGCACTCGCGACCTTCACGAACCCCTCCGGCCTCGAGAACAACGGGAACCTCGAGTACCAGGAGACCGCGGCCTCCGGCCGACCCCTCGTCGGCACGGCCGGGACCGGCGGGCGGGGCACCCTGCTCGGCGGAGCGCTCGAGCAGTCGAACGTCCAGCTCGCGAGCCAGCTGACGAGCCTCATCGAGGCGCAGACCGACTACGAGGCCGACACGAAGGTGATCGCGACGACCCAGACCGTCCTCCAGGCCCTCGTGACGAACGCGTGA
- a CDS encoding flagellar FlbD family protein yields MIVVTKLDGKRMALSTDRIERVEHNDTSDSTNIHLIGGSTLIVADPVDEVVERIGEAKARTIARAFLLADEMARERDHPARASALRVLHDGEEVP; encoded by the coding sequence GTGATCGTCGTTACGAAGCTCGACGGCAAGCGGATGGCGCTCAGCACCGACCGGATCGAGCGCGTCGAGCACAACGACACCTCCGACTCGACGAACATCCACCTCATCGGGGGGTCCACGCTCATCGTGGCCGACCCGGTCGACGAGGTCGTCGAGCGGATCGGCGAGGCGAAGGCGCGCACGATCGCCCGGGCGTTCCTCCTCGCCGACGAGATGGCACGCGAGCGCGACCACCCAGCACGGGCCTCGGCGCTGCGCGTGCTGCACGACGGCGAGGAGGTGCCGTGA